One window of the Megalops cyprinoides isolate fMegCyp1 chromosome 2, fMegCyp1.pri, whole genome shotgun sequence genome contains the following:
- the rfc4 gene encoding replication factor C subunit 4, whose translation MQAFLKGASIQSTKPQKDKAAGPSGEKKHKPVPWVEKYRPKCVDEVAFQEEVVAVLKKSLEGADLPNLLFYGPPGTGKTSTILAAARELYGPELYRQRVLELNASDERGIQVIREKVKTFAQLTVAGTRTDGKPCPPFKIIILDEADSMTNAAQAALRRTMEKESRTTRFCLICNYVSRIIEPLTSRCSKFRFKPLDDQIQEERLVEICEKENLKYTKEAIAALVKVSEGDLRKAITFLQSAARLNSEKEITESIVIEIAGVVPTKMLNSLLQICYSSTFDKLEIAVKNMIDEGYAATQIISQLHDMIIEESLSDRQKSAITEKMAEVDKCLADGADEYLQMMSLCSVIMQQASQSN comes from the exons ATGCAGGCGTTTTTGAAGGGGGCATCCATTCAGAGCACTAAACCCCAGAAAGACAAAGCTGCCGGGCCAAGTggtgaaaagaaacacaagccGGTGCCTTGGGTAGAGAAATA CCGACCAAAATGTGTGGATGAAGTAGCTTTCCAAGAAGAGGTGGTTGCAGTTCTAAAGAAGTCTTTAGAGGGCGCTGAT CTGCCCAACCTGCTGTTCTATGGGCCGCCTGGGACAGGGAAAACCTCCACCATCCTGGCAGCGGCGAGGGAGCTATATGG ACCGGAGCTGTACAGACAGAGAGTGTTGGAGCTGAATGCCTCAGATGAACGCGGGATCCAGGTGATCAGGGAAAAAGTGAAGACTTTTGCCCAGCTGACCGTGGCTGGAACGCGCACAGA TGGGAAGCCTTGTCCCCCTTTTAAGATTATTATCCTGGACGAAGCGGACTCCATGACAAATGCAGCGCAGGCTGCCCTCAGACGCACCATGGAGAAGGAGTCCAGGACCACACGTTTCTGCCTCATCTGTAACTACGTCAGCCG GATAATCGAGCCCCTGACGTCTCGATGCTCCAAGTTCCGCTTCAAGCCTCTCGATGACCAGATACAAGAAGAGCGGCTTGTGGAGATCTGCGAGAAGGAGAATCTCAAGTACACCAAAGAG GCAATCGCAGCTTTGGTGAAGGTGTCAGAGGGGGACCTGCGGAAAGCTATCACCTTTTTACAAAGTGCAGCTCGACTCAACAGCGAGAAGGAAATAACAGAGAGCATTGTCATCGAGATTGCTGGG GTCGTTCCCACAAAGATGCTCAACAGTCTGCTACAGATTTGTTACAGCAGCACCTTTGATAAACTTGAAATTGCTGTTAAG AACATGATAGACGAGGGCTACGCCGCCACGCAAATCATCAGCCAGCTGCACGACATGATCATAGAGGAGAGCCTGAGTGACCGGCAGAAGTCAGCCATCACAGAAAAAATGGCG gAGGTGGACAAGTGTTTGGCCGACGGTGCAGATGAGTATTTGCAGATGATgagtctgtgctctgtgatcaTGCAGCAGGCATCCCAAAGCAACTGA
- the LOC118772860 gene encoding eukaryotic initiation factor 4A-II-like, with product MSSGSADYNSSRDRDHGGPEGMEPDGVIESNWNEITDNFDDMNLKETLLRGIYAYGFEKPSAIQQRAIIPCIKGYDVIAQAQSGTGKTATFAISILQQLEIDQKETQALVLAPTRELAQQIQKVILALGDYMGATCHACIGGTNVRNEMQKLQAEAPHIVVGTPGRVFDMLNRRYLSPKWIKMFVLDEADEMLSRGFKDQIYEIFQKLSTNIQVVLLSATMPADVLEVTKKFMRDPIRILVKKEELTLEGIKQFYINVEREEWKLDTLCDLYETLTITQAVIFLNTRRKVDWLTEKMHARDFTVSALHGDMDQKERDVIMREFRSGSSRVLITTDLLARGIDVQQVSLVINYDLPTNRENYIHRIGRGGRFGRKGVAINFVTEEDKRILRDIETFYNTTVEEMPMNVADLI from the exons CTCTAGAGACCGAGACCATGGGGGCCCAGAAGGAATGGAGCCTGATGGTGTCATCGAG AGCAACTGGAATGAGATCACAGACAATTTCGATGACATGAACCTGAAGGAGACTCTCCTGAGGGGCATTTATGCATATGGATTCGAGAAGCCGTCTGCCATTCAACAGAGAGCAATAATTCCATGCATTAAAG GCTATGATGTCATTGCCCAGGCCCAGTCAGGAACTGGCAAGACAGCCACATTTGCAATTTCcatcctgcagcagctggaaaTAGACCAGAAGGAGACACAGGCTCTGGTCTTGGCTCCAACTAGAGAACTGGCTCAACAG ATTCAGAAAGTAATCCTGGCTCTGGGTGACTACATGGGTGCCACCTGCCATGCCTGCATTGGAGGAACGAATGTCCGAAATGAGATGCAGAAGCTCCAAGCGGAGGCTCCCCACATAGTTGTTGGAACTCCAGGGCGAGTCTTTGACATGCTGAACAGGAGGTACTTGT CTCCAAAATGGATCAAGATGTTTGTCTTGGATGAAGCTGATGAAATGTTGAGTCGGGGATTCAAGGATCAAATCTATGAGATTTTCCAAAAATTAAGCACAAACATCCAA GTTGTGCTTTTGTCGGCTACAATGCCAGCTGATGTGTTGGAGGTGACCAAAAAGTTTATGCGCGATCCAATTCGGATCCTTGTGAAAAAGGAGGAGCTTACCTTGGAGGGTATCAAGCAGTTCTACATCAATGTAGAAAGGGAG GAGTGGAAACTGGACACCCTGTGTGACCTGTATGAGACTCTGACAATCACCCAAGCTGTCATCTTCTTGAACACAAGAAGAAAGGTTGACTGGCTGACTGAGAAGATGCATGCAAGGGACTTCACGGTCTCTGCCCTG CATGGGGACATGGACCAGAAGGAGCGTGATGTGATCATGCGAGAATTCAGATCAGGATCTAGCAGAGTTCTGATCACTACGGACTTGCTG GCGCGTGGCATCGATGTACAGCAAGTGTCTCTAGTTATTAACTATGATCTGCCAACAAATCGGGAAAACTACATCCACAG AATTGGTCGTGGTGGCCGTTTTGGCAGGAAAGGAGTTGCTATTAACTTTGTTACTGAAGAAGACAAGAGGATTCTTCGGGATATCGAGACTTTTTACAATACTACTGTTGAGGAAATGCCTATGAATGTGGCTGATCTGATTTAA